The Guyparkeria halophila DNA window ATCGTCCGGGCAGCCACCGTTATGGTCGGGACGCTACCCCAGCGATCGGCAAATAACAAGTTCCCGCACGGCTTTCAGTGACTTAGCATGTCGCATTCATCGCGTCACCTCGCGCGGGAAGTTGCCGGGGCAGTGGAAAACCCGTAAATTACCGCGCACTCAATTTCCCGAAACCAGAGCCGAATTCATGCCCACCGACATCGAACTGGCCCGCTTCAACATGGTCGAGCAACAGATCCGCCCCTGGGACGTGCTCGACAAGCGCGTTCTGGAGGTGTTCTTCAACGTCCCGCGCGAGCGTTTTGTCCCGGATGCCGAGCGGGTGCATGCCTTCGCCGACGTGGCGGTGCCGATCGGCCATGGCCAGACCATGCTGCCGCCGGTCGTCGAGGGCCGCATCCTGCAGAACCTGCAGGTCCAGCCCGGCGAGCGCGTGCTCGAGATCGGCACCGGCACCGGCTTCTTCACGGCCTGCCTGGCCTCCTTGGGCAACAGCGTGCGCTCGGTGGACATCTTCCCGGAGTTCACCGAACGCGCCGGCGGCCTGCTCTCGGAGCTGGGTTTCGAGCGCGTCGTGCTCGAAACCGGCGACGGCCACGACGGCTGGGCCACCGACGAACGCTTTGACGTGATCGTCTTCACCGGCGCGCGCACCGAGATGCCGGAAGCGAGCTTGCGCCAGCTCAATATCGGCGGTCGGCTGCTGGCCATCACCGGCACGGGACCGATCCAAACCGTCTCGATGGTGACCCGCGAATCCGAGACCCACTTCCACACCGACTCCCTGTTCGAGACCCGCACCGGCTACCTGATCGGCGCCGAGCCGAAGCCGACCTTCTCGCTCTAAGGACGATCTGCGCAAACCCGATGCCACAGGCTTGTCCCGCCGGGCGCGACTTGAACCCGACATCGGCGGCACTTCCTGCCTTGGCAGCGGAACCAGCCTGACCAAGGCGGACGGTCGCCTTGGCTCTACCCGGCCCCACGGGCCAGAGCGGCATCGGATTCGTGCAGCGCCCCGCCTTTCCGACTCCTGCCCGCTATCATCCCGGTGCGAACATCCAGGTCAGAGCCCACTCCAACCGGGGCGTTTCTGCGCTAAGCTCTTGACCCGGTAACGTATACCGTGGCCGGTTGGCAGCGACCAGGCCACGGATGGCCCAGGGACGGTCGGCAAGCCGATCCTTCCCAGCTGCCGA harbors:
- a CDS encoding protein-L-isoaspartate O-methyltransferase family protein, with translation MPTDIELARFNMVEQQIRPWDVLDKRVLEVFFNVPRERFVPDAERVHAFADVAVPIGHGQTMLPPVVEGRILQNLQVQPGERVLEIGTGTGFFTACLASLGNSVRSVDIFPEFTERAGGLLSELGFERVVLETGDGHDGWATDERFDVIVFTGARTEMPEASLRQLNIGGRLLAITGTGPIQTVSMVTRESETHFHTDSLFETRTGYLIGAEPKPTFSL